Proteins found in one Mangifera indica cultivar Alphonso chromosome 15, CATAS_Mindica_2.1, whole genome shotgun sequence genomic segment:
- the LOC123197258 gene encoding calmodulin-7: MADQLTDDQISEFKEAFSLFDKDGDGCITTKELGTVMRSLGQNPTEAELQDMINEVDADGNGTIDFPEFLNLMARKMKDTDSEEELKEAFRVFDKDQNGFISAAELRHVMTNLGEKLTDEEVDEMIREADVDGDGQINYEEFVKVMMAK, encoded by the exons ATGGCGGATCAACTCACCGATGACCAGATCTCCGAGTTTAAAGAAGCCTTCAGCTTGTTCGACAAGGATGGCGACG GTTGCATCACCACCAAGGAACTTGGAACTGTGATGAGGTCATTGGGCCAGAATCCCACTGAAGCAGAGCTGCAGGACATGATTAATGAGGTGGATGCTGATGGTAATGGGACGATTGATTTCCCTGAGTTCCTGAACCTAATGGCCAGGAAGATGAAGGATACAGACTCTGAGGAGGAACTTAAGGAGGCCTTCCGGGTATTTGACAAGGATCAGAATGGCTTCATCTCAGCTGCAGAGCTGCGCCATGTGATGACAAACCTGGGGGAGAAGCTTACTGATGAAGAAGTTGATGAGATGATAAGGGAAGCTGATGTGGATGGCGATGGTCAAATAAATTATGAGGAGTTTGTCAAGGTTATGATGGCTAAGTAA